A window from Azoarcus sp. DD4 encodes these proteins:
- a CDS encoding PAS domain-containing protein, whose translation MAKYKVTPTGVERPMRESDFIVSKTDLKGRITYCNRIFIEFSGYPEHELLGAPHNIIRHPDMPRGVFKYLWDCLQAERECFAYVKNMSRDGGHYWVFANVTPSYDQSGRVEGYFSVRRKPSAEAVKVFGQVYRDMIAEEERAGARDAVGASLALLTNLLTEKGTSYEELVLSF comes from the coding sequence GTGGCGAAATACAAAGTGACGCCGACAGGGGTCGAGCGTCCGATGCGCGAGAGCGATTTCATCGTCTCGAAGACCGACCTGAAGGGCCGGATCACCTACTGCAACCGGATCTTCATCGAGTTCTCCGGGTATCCGGAGCACGAGTTGCTGGGCGCGCCGCACAACATCATCCGCCACCCGGACATGCCGCGCGGCGTGTTCAAGTACCTGTGGGACTGCCTGCAGGCCGAGCGCGAGTGTTTCGCCTACGTCAAGAACATGTCGCGCGACGGCGGCCACTATTGGGTGTTCGCCAACGTGACACCGTCCTACGACCAGAGCGGCCGTGTCGAAGGCTATTTCTCGGTGCGGCGCAAGCCCTCGGCCGAGGCGGTCAAGGTCTTCGGCCAGGTGTATCGCGACATGATCGCCGAGGAAGAACGCGCAGGTGCGCGCGACGCGGTGGGCGCCTCGCTTGCCCTGCTGACCAACCTGCTGACCGAGAAGGGCACCAGCTATGAAGAACTCGTCCTTTCTTTCTAA
- a CDS encoding molecular chaperone gives MNAPMTQLQSLPTWSEEDRARADHYALLARLFYAPADAALLGAIAQSARSLGQGAGAFPQGWAELGAAAERLGVQAVADEFAALFISVSKPLVMVNASWYLTGFLQEEPLAELRDDLAELGLGRREGVMETEDHLAALAEVMRHLVLTGPDEAGLERQRQFFSRHLAPWYGLFVNALLMAPGADFYARAGSLLQAFFDIERQAFDMV, from the coding sequence ATGAATGCACCGATGACCCAATTGCAGTCCCTGCCCACCTGGAGCGAGGAAGACCGCGCCCGTGCCGACCACTACGCGCTGTTGGCGCGTCTGTTCTATGCACCGGCGGACGCCGCGCTGCTCGGTGCGATTGCGCAGTCGGCCCGCAGTCTTGGCCAGGGCGCTGGCGCCTTCCCGCAGGGCTGGGCCGAACTCGGCGCCGCCGCCGAGCGGCTCGGCGTGCAGGCGGTGGCCGATGAATTCGCCGCGTTGTTCATCAGCGTCTCCAAGCCGCTGGTGATGGTCAATGCCTCCTGGTACCTCACCGGCTTCCTGCAGGAAGAGCCGCTGGCCGAGCTGCGCGACGACCTCGCCGAACTCGGCCTCGGGCGGCGCGAGGGCGTGATGGAAACCGAGGACCACCTCGCCGCGCTCGCCGAAGTGATGCGCCACCTGGTGTTGACGGGGCCGGACGAGGCCGGGCTGGAGCGTCAGCGCCAGTTCTTCAGCCGTCACCTGGCGCCCTGGTACGGCCTGTTCGTCAACGCCCTGCTGATGGCGCCGGGGGCGGATTTCTATGCGAGGGCAGGCAGCCTGCTGCAGGCCTTCTTCGATATCGAGCGCCAGGCGTTCGACATGGTTTAG
- a CDS encoding formate dehydrogenase subunit gamma: MTTSFMHRGGKLLLALLCWVAALVVAFSPAHAAEGAAAEQVAQQQAQPLNNAPVWREVRSGEAHFTVARGPEAGVLIQSEGNTWRALRNGPITQIGGWLLLIVPTAILLFWLVKGTMKLHAKPTGRKLKRFSGLERFAHWGTAVTFLLLAVTGLAILFGKHVLVPVFGHEFLSWVLTIGKLVHNYVGPLFGLFVLLMIAIFLRDNVWQACDAIWIRRAGGLLGGDHVPSSRFNFGEKSWFWFGVTFLGLTVTLSGLMMDFPNFGWTRGDMHIANVIHGVGAIVLLAASFGHIYMGTIGVEGAYQSMKTGYVDETWAKEHHEFWYDDVKAGRSGHPQDSVSGART, from the coding sequence ATGACGACGAGCTTCATGCATCGCGGCGGCAAGCTGCTGCTGGCGCTGTTGTGCTGGGTCGCGGCACTGGTCGTCGCGTTCAGTCCGGCGCATGCGGCAGAGGGCGCCGCTGCCGAGCAGGTGGCGCAGCAGCAGGCGCAACCGCTCAACAACGCGCCGGTGTGGCGCGAGGTCCGCTCCGGCGAGGCGCATTTCACGGTCGCGCGCGGCCCCGAGGCCGGCGTGCTGATCCAGAGCGAAGGCAACACCTGGCGCGCGCTGCGCAACGGCCCGATCACCCAGATCGGCGGCTGGCTGCTGCTGATCGTGCCGACTGCCATCCTGCTGTTCTGGTTGGTGAAGGGCACGATGAAACTGCATGCCAAGCCGACCGGGCGCAAGTTGAAGCGCTTCTCCGGGCTGGAGCGCTTCGCCCACTGGGGCACCGCGGTCACCTTCCTGCTGCTGGCGGTCACCGGGCTCGCCATCCTGTTCGGCAAGCATGTGCTGGTGCCGGTGTTCGGCCACGAGTTCCTGTCCTGGGTGCTCACCATCGGCAAGCTGGTGCACAACTATGTCGGCCCGCTGTTCGGCCTGTTCGTGCTGCTGATGATCGCGATCTTCCTGCGCGACAACGTCTGGCAGGCCTGCGACGCGATCTGGATCCGTCGCGCCGGCGGCCTGCTCGGCGGCGACCATGTGCCGTCCAGCCGGTTCAATTTCGGCGAGAAGAGCTGGTTCTGGTTCGGCGTCACCTTCCTCGGCCTCACCGTCACCCTGTCGGGGCTGATGATGGACTTCCCCAACTTCGGCTGGACGCGCGGCGACATGCACATCGCCAACGTGATTCACGGCGTCGGGGCCATCGTGCTGCTGGCGGCTTCCTTCGGTCACATCTACATGGGCACCATCGGCGTCGAGGGCGCCTACCAGTCGATGAAGACCGGCTATGTGGACGAGACCTGGGCGAAGGAGCACCACGAGTTCTGGTACGACGACGTCAAGGCCGGCCGCAGCGGCCATCCGCAGGATTCAGTTTCCGGAGCACGCACATGA
- a CDS encoding class I SAM-dependent RNA methyltransferase, protein MAETFFSPCPRGLETLLADELRALGAEAAEAVHGGVSWRGDWLACYRANLESRLATRVLWRVGSSRYRAEIDIYKLAYSVTWAKWFTPDDTIRVFVTAQKSPLKSLEFITLRIKDAVCDHFRTITGKRPSVDTANPVVRIHAFLTADTATLYIDTSGEPLYKRGFKPAAVEAPLKENLAAGILRLSGWQPGEAFVDPMCGSGTFLLEAAQIALDIAPGLGRRFAFEGFKHLDRSGWASVRGAAQARRQPARALDIFGSDIVGEQVKRSRSNLEAADLADCVTLDRADLLEREAPAAEGVMVTNPPYGVRIGEAEELAAFYPQLGDALKKRWSGWRCYLFSGDAALPKLIGLKASKRTPLFNGALECRLYEYRMVAGSARKPHKEDSSS, encoded by the coding sequence ATGGCCGAAACCTTTTTCTCTCCCTGCCCGCGCGGCCTCGAAACGCTGCTGGCCGACGAGCTGCGCGCGCTCGGCGCCGAAGCGGCGGAGGCGGTGCACGGCGGGGTGAGCTGGCGCGGCGACTGGCTTGCCTGCTACCGCGCCAACCTCGAAAGCCGGCTCGCCACGCGGGTGCTGTGGCGGGTAGGCAGCAGCCGTTACCGTGCCGAGATCGACATCTACAAGCTCGCCTACAGCGTAACCTGGGCGAAGTGGTTCACCCCGGACGACACCATCCGCGTTTTCGTTACTGCACAGAAATCGCCGCTCAAGAGCCTGGAATTCATTACTCTGCGCATCAAGGATGCGGTGTGCGACCACTTCCGCACCATCACCGGCAAGCGGCCCAGCGTCGATACCGCCAACCCGGTGGTGCGCATCCACGCCTTCCTCACTGCCGATACCGCTACGCTCTACATCGACACCTCCGGCGAACCGCTCTACAAGCGCGGCTTCAAGCCGGCCGCGGTGGAGGCGCCGCTGAAGGAAAACCTCGCTGCCGGCATCCTCAGGCTGAGTGGCTGGCAGCCGGGCGAAGCCTTCGTCGACCCGATGTGCGGCAGCGGCACCTTTCTGCTCGAGGCGGCCCAGATCGCGCTCGACATCGCGCCCGGCCTTGGCCGCCGCTTTGCCTTCGAAGGTTTCAAGCATCTCGACCGCAGCGGCTGGGCCAGCGTGCGCGGCGCCGCCCAGGCGCGCCGGCAGCCGGCGCGCGCGCTCGACATCTTCGGTTCGGACATCGTCGGCGAACAGGTCAAGCGCAGCCGCAGCAACCTGGAGGCAGCCGATCTGGCCGACTGCGTCACGCTCGACCGTGCCGACCTGCTCGAGCGTGAGGCCCCTGCCGCCGAAGGCGTGATGGTGACCAACCCGCCCTACGGCGTGCGCATCGGCGAGGCCGAGGAACTGGCGGCCTTCTATCCCCAGCTGGGCGACGCCTTGAAGAAGCGTTGGAGCGGCTGGCGCTGCTACCTCTTCAGTGGAGACGCAGCGCTGCCCAAACTGATCGGGCTCAAGGCGAGCAAGCGCACGCCGCTGTTCAATGGGGCGCTGGAATGCCGGCTCTACGAGTACCGCATGGTGGCGGGCAGCGCCCGCAAACCGCACAAGGAAGACTCAAGTTCCTGA
- a CDS encoding formate dehydrogenase subunit alpha, with protein MLTKKSSTVAAGSSRRLRSSAARSLGQTMDRRAFLKRSGLGVGAGAIAAQLPYNLIGSADAAAPADNRLAGGDAVKRTVCTHCSVGCAVDAVVKNGVWVRQEAVFDSPINLGAHCAKGASVREHGHGEHRLKYPMKLVDGKYQKISWEQAISEVGDRLLKIREESGPDAVYWIGSSKHNNEQAYLLRKFVSFWGTNNCDHQARICHSTTVAGVANTWGYGAMTNSYNDMQNAKAMLFIGSNAAEAHPVSLLHILHAKENGAKMVVVDPRFTRTAAKADYYVRIRSGTDIPFIWGVLYHIFKNGWEDKQYIHDRVFGLEKVKEEVMKWTPDKVTEVTGIAEEQVFKVAETMAKNRPSTVVWCMGQTQHTVGNANVRAMCILQLVLGNVGVSGGGTNIFRGHDNVQGATDVGPNPDSLPGYYGLAAGSWKHWATVWGVDYEWIKGRYASQAMMEKSGITVSRWIDGVLENNELIDQDSNLRAVVYWGHAPNSQTRGAEMVEAMKKLDTLVVIDPYPSATAAMAAMVRKDGVYLLPAATQFETEGSCTASNRSLQWREKVIEPLFESKPDHTIMYAFAKKFGWADELVKNVKLKKDAQGWDEPDIEDILREINRGTWTIGYSGQSPERLKLHMKNMHTFDVKTLRAVGGPCDGDYFGLPWPCFGNPEMKHPGTPNLYDTSRHVMEGGGNFRANFGVEKDGVSLLAEDGSASKGADLQMGYPEFDHVLMKKLGWWDELTEDEKKAAEGKNWKTDLSGGIIRVVMKNHGCHPFGNAKARAVVWNFPDPVPLHREPIYSPRPDLVEKYPTHADKMAFWRLPTLYKSLQDKVKDISRDYPLVMTSGRLVEYEGGGEETRSNPWLAELQQEMFAEVNPKDANNAGFRNGDYIWVETPTKAKLKVRAQVTERVGAGTVFLPFHFSGWWQGKDMLEYYPEGAAPIVRGEAVNTATTYGYDSVTMMQETKTTLCRVSKA; from the coding sequence ATGCTGACCAAGAAGAGTTCGACCGTCGCTGCAGGCAGCAGCCGCCGACTGCGCAGTTCCGCCGCCCGCAGCCTGGGCCAGACGATGGACCGCCGCGCCTTCCTCAAGCGCTCCGGCCTGGGCGTGGGCGCCGGCGCGATCGCCGCCCAGCTGCCCTACAACCTGATAGGCAGCGCCGACGCGGCCGCGCCCGCCGACAACCGCCTGGCCGGCGGCGATGCCGTCAAGCGCACGGTGTGCACCCACTGCTCGGTGGGTTGTGCGGTCGATGCGGTGGTGAAGAACGGCGTCTGGGTGCGACAGGAGGCTGTGTTCGATTCGCCGATCAACCTCGGCGCGCACTGCGCCAAGGGCGCCTCGGTGCGCGAGCACGGCCACGGCGAACACCGCCTGAAGTATCCGATGAAGCTGGTCGACGGCAAGTACCAGAAGATCAGCTGGGAGCAGGCGATCAGCGAGGTGGGCGACCGCTTGCTGAAGATCCGCGAGGAATCCGGCCCCGACGCGGTGTACTGGATCGGTTCGTCGAAGCACAACAACGAGCAGGCTTACCTGCTGCGCAAGTTCGTGTCCTTCTGGGGCACCAACAACTGCGACCACCAGGCACGCATCTGCCACTCCACCACGGTGGCGGGCGTCGCGAACACCTGGGGTTACGGTGCGATGACCAACTCCTACAACGACATGCAGAACGCCAAGGCGATGCTCTTCATCGGCTCCAATGCCGCCGAGGCGCACCCGGTGTCGCTGCTGCACATCCTGCACGCCAAGGAAAACGGCGCGAAGATGGTCGTGGTCGATCCGCGCTTCACCCGCACCGCCGCCAAGGCCGACTACTACGTGCGCATCCGTTCGGGTACCGACATCCCCTTCATCTGGGGCGTGCTGTACCACATCTTCAAGAACGGCTGGGAAGACAAGCAGTACATCCACGACCGCGTCTTCGGCCTCGAGAAGGTCAAGGAAGAAGTCATGAAGTGGACCCCGGACAAGGTCACCGAGGTCACCGGCATTGCCGAGGAGCAGGTGTTCAAGGTCGCCGAGACCATGGCCAAGAACCGCCCCTCCACCGTGGTGTGGTGCATGGGCCAGACCCAGCACACGGTCGGCAACGCCAACGTGCGCGCGATGTGCATCCTGCAGCTGGTGCTGGGCAACGTCGGCGTCTCCGGCGGCGGCACCAACATCTTCCGTGGCCACGACAACGTGCAGGGCGCGACCGACGTCGGCCCCAACCCGGATTCGCTGCCGGGCTACTACGGCCTGGCCGCGGGTTCGTGGAAGCACTGGGCGACGGTGTGGGGCGTGGATTACGAGTGGATCAAGGGCCGCTACGCCTCGCAGGCGATGATGGAGAAATCCGGCATCACCGTGTCGCGCTGGATCGACGGCGTGCTGGAGAACAACGAGCTGATCGACCAGGATTCCAACCTGCGCGCGGTGGTGTACTGGGGTCATGCGCCCAACTCGCAGACGCGCGGCGCCGAGATGGTCGAGGCGATGAAGAAGCTCGACACCCTGGTGGTGATCGATCCCTATCCGTCGGCCACCGCGGCGATGGCGGCGATGGTGAGGAAGGACGGCGTCTATCTGCTGCCGGCCGCCACCCAGTTCGAGACGGAAGGGTCCTGCACCGCCTCCAACCGTTCGCTGCAATGGCGCGAGAAGGTGATCGAGCCGTTGTTCGAGTCCAAGCCCGACCACACCATCATGTATGCCTTCGCCAAGAAGTTCGGCTGGGCCGACGAACTGGTGAAGAACGTCAAGCTCAAGAAGGACGCCCAGGGCTGGGATGAGCCGGACATCGAGGACATCCTGCGCGAGATCAACCGCGGCACCTGGACCATCGGTTACAGCGGCCAGTCGCCCGAACGGCTGAAGCTGCATATGAAGAACATGCACACCTTCGACGTGAAGACCCTGCGTGCGGTGGGCGGCCCCTGCGATGGCGACTATTTCGGTCTGCCCTGGCCCTGTTTCGGCAACCCGGAGATGAAGCACCCGGGTACGCCCAACCTGTACGACACATCCCGGCACGTGATGGAGGGCGGTGGCAACTTCCGCGCCAACTTCGGTGTGGAGAAGGACGGCGTGTCGCTGCTGGCCGAGGACGGTTCCGCCTCCAAGGGCGCCGACCTGCAGATGGGCTACCCCGAGTTCGATCACGTGCTGATGAAGAAGCTCGGCTGGTGGGACGAACTCACCGAGGACGAGAAGAAGGCGGCCGAGGGCAAGAACTGGAAGACCGACCTCTCCGGCGGGATCATCCGCGTGGTGATGAAGAACCACGGCTGCCACCCCTTCGGCAACGCCAAGGCGCGCGCGGTGGTGTGGAACTTCCCCGATCCGGTGCCGCTGCACCGCGAGCCGATCTACTCGCCGCGCCCCGACCTGGTCGAGAAGTACCCGACCCACGCCGACAAGATGGCCTTCTGGCGCCTGCCCACGCTCTACAAGTCGCTGCAGGACAAGGTCAAGGACATCTCCAGGGACTACCCGCTGGTGATGACCTCCGGCCGTCTGGTCGAGTACGAGGGCGGTGGCGAGGAAACCCGCTCCAACCCCTGGCTGGCCGAACTGCAGCAGGAGATGTTCGCCGAGGTGAACCCGAAGGACGCCAACAACGCCGGTTTCCGCAACGGCGACTACATCTGGGTCGAGACCCCGACCAAGGCCAAGCTCAAGGTGCGCGCCCAGGTCACCGAGCGCGTCGGCGCCGGTACCGTGTTCCTGCCCTTCCACTTCTCCGGCTGGTGGCAGGGCAAGGACATGCTCGAGTATTACCCGGAAGGCGCGGCGCCCATCGTGCGCGGCGAGGCGGTCAACACCGCCACCACCTACGGCTACGACTCGGTGACGATGATGCAGGAAACGAAAACCACCTTGTGCCGCGTGAGCAAGGCTTAA
- a CDS encoding DUF3306 domain-containing protein, producing MSGGRFLARWSRLKRTAESAPPAPEKEPVAAPPADAASRAEAETAPLPAPESLTLESDFTAFLKEEVGEAVRRQALKKLFNDPHFNVMDGLDIYIDDYSVPAPIPPDVLARLRHAQEFLAGAEDEGEVAADPARPVEPPAVPAPDVVAAEEADAAAAVPSAVQPPAAGAVSDET from the coding sequence ATGAGCGGCGGGCGTTTCCTCGCGCGCTGGTCGCGCCTGAAGCGGACGGCCGAGAGCGCTCCGCCAGCGCCGGAAAAGGAACCCGTGGCGGCACCGCCTGCCGATGCCGCTTCGCGCGCGGAGGCCGAAACCGCGCCGCTGCCGGCGCCGGAATCGCTGACCCTCGAATCCGACTTCACCGCCTTCCTCAAGGAAGAGGTGGGCGAGGCGGTGCGCCGGCAGGCATTGAAGAAGCTTTTCAACGACCCGCATTTCAACGTGATGGACGGCTTGGACATCTACATCGACGACTACTCGGTGCCTGCCCCCATTCCGCCCGATGTGCTGGCCCGACTGCGCCACGCCCAGGAATTTCTTGCCGGGGCGGAGGACGAGGGCGAAGTCGCGGCCGACCCCGCCCGGCCTGTCGAGCCGCCGGCGGTGCCGGCACCGGACGTCGTCGCTGCGGAGGAGGCGGACGCCGCCGCTGCAGTGCCTTCCGCCGTCCAGCCGCCGGCTGCCGGGGCCGTCTCCGACGAGACCTGA
- the fdh3B gene encoding formate dehydrogenase FDH3 subunit beta, whose translation MGRMKFLCDAERCIECNGCVTACKNENEVPWGVNRRRVVTMNDGVPGERSISVACMHCSDAPCMAVCPTDCFYKAEGGVVLHDKDLCIGCGYCFYACPFGAPQFPNGPAAFGARGKMDKCTFCAGGPEETGSKEEYEKYGSNRIAEGKLPACAEMCSTKALLAGDAAVVSDIFRDRVLRRGKGLEAWGWMTAYGAEQQGEKK comes from the coding sequence ATGGGACGCATGAAATTCCTGTGTGACGCCGAGCGCTGCATCGAATGCAACGGCTGCGTCACCGCCTGCAAGAACGAGAACGAGGTGCCCTGGGGCGTGAACCGCCGCCGGGTGGTGACGATGAACGACGGGGTACCGGGCGAGCGCTCGATCTCGGTGGCCTGCATGCACTGTTCGGATGCGCCGTGCATGGCCGTCTGCCCGACCGACTGCTTCTACAAGGCCGAGGGCGGCGTGGTACTGCATGACAAGGACCTGTGCATCGGTTGCGGCTACTGCTTCTACGCCTGCCCATTCGGCGCGCCGCAGTTCCCCAACGGCCCGGCCGCCTTCGGTGCGCGCGGCAAGATGGACAAATGCACCTTCTGTGCCGGCGGCCCGGAAGAGACCGGCTCCAAGGAAGAGTACGAGAAGTACGGCTCCAACCGCATCGCCGAAGGCAAGCTGCCGGCCTGTGCCGAGATGTGCTCGACCAAGGCCCTGCTCGCCGGCGATGCCGCGGTGGTGTCCGACATCTTCCGCGACCGCGTGTTGCGTCGTGGCAAGGGCCTCGAAGCCTGGGGCTGGATGACGGCCTACGGTGCCGAACAGCAAGGGGAGAAGAAATGA
- a CDS encoding DUF3305 domain-containing protein: MNQFPVAIIMERRRLQNRWVDEAWEAVGVVPAFAGGAGAEGGAAPRRILAETDRDQWLVGGFVLELFRDEADNYFLNMSSPVPKVFVMWRKEGEIAAPVSVSASYGEAARWLDSGEQVDGIPMSREIADWVGDFVNTHYKPAPRKKVRRNDPLAQDRERGRGQS; the protein is encoded by the coding sequence ATGAACCAGTTCCCCGTCGCCATCATCATGGAGCGCCGCCGCCTTCAGAACCGCTGGGTGGACGAAGCGTGGGAAGCGGTCGGCGTGGTGCCGGCCTTTGCCGGCGGCGCGGGTGCCGAGGGTGGCGCCGCGCCGCGCCGTATCCTCGCCGAAACCGACCGCGACCAGTGGCTGGTAGGTGGTTTCGTGCTGGAGCTGTTCCGCGACGAGGCCGACAACTACTTCCTCAACATGAGCTCCCCCGTTCCCAAGGTGTTCGTGATGTGGCGCAAGGAGGGCGAGATCGCCGCGCCGGTGTCGGTGTCGGCGAGCTACGGCGAGGCCGCGCGCTGGCTGGACTCCGGCGAACAGGTGGACGGCATTCCGATGTCGCGCGAGATCGCCGACTGGGTGGGCGATTTCGTCAATACGCACTACAAGCCGGCACCGCGCAAGAAGGTCCGCCGCAACGACCCGCTGGCGCAGGATCGCGAACGGGGCAGGGGGCAGTCATGA
- a CDS encoding 4Fe-4S binding protein, with amino-acid sequence MGTTGKQIRLCDCNHSYSLDAAARACAGGDAALPVHHALCGRELPLLEADLAAGKQVAVSCTQELALFGELAESVGAAGQASFFNLRETAGWSAESTQATPKLAALIAAATALPEVEPVQGVQISAGRALAIVGEAGVALGWAERLAASFEVAVLITDRAGDAELPAGNAYPVWSGQPQSLTGHLGAFDLAWTQENPIDLDLCVRCHACVKACPEGAIGYDLQVDLGRCAGHRACVSACGEIAAIDFARRDTARNERFDLVLDLSAAPLLKRVEYPDGYAAPGRDPFDQALAVQALGEFVGEFEKPRYVAFEAGLCAHSRAKKPGCNNCIEVCSTEAIRSAGNVIAVDPYLCKGCGTCSTVCPSGALAFQYPRVTDVGLQVKTLLAEYTAAGGRDACLLFHAGEAGGKLIERLARRGRGLPARVIPVEVWSADAVGLDLLLGSIALGACQAAVLAAGSHDAAPLKAQAGHGAAILAGLGYAGEHLRVIDAMDTDDWRQLETALWDWAPAAGVARAASFRLLPKKRETLDLALRHLIAEAPAARTLSGLPAQIELKAGAPFGQVLATEACTLCMACTGACPAGALRAATDSYRLEFVEKNCLQCGLCVSSCPESALSLEPRLLLGDEPKRARALREADVFHCTSCGKPMGAAPIIQAMIARLSGHSMFASDAERARLSMCGDCRVIDMMKTENSLKAWDMKE; translated from the coding sequence ATGGGCACGACCGGCAAACAGATCAGACTTTGCGACTGCAACCATAGCTATTCCCTCGATGCGGCGGCACGGGCCTGTGCCGGCGGCGACGCCGCGCTGCCCGTTCACCACGCGCTGTGCGGACGCGAACTGCCCTTGCTGGAGGCCGATCTTGCGGCCGGCAAACAGGTGGCGGTGTCCTGTACGCAGGAACTCGCGCTGTTCGGCGAGCTGGCCGAGTCGGTCGGCGCTGCCGGGCAGGCGAGTTTCTTCAACCTGCGCGAAACCGCCGGCTGGTCGGCCGAAAGCACCCAGGCGACGCCCAAGCTGGCGGCGTTGATCGCCGCGGCGACCGCGTTGCCCGAGGTCGAGCCGGTGCAGGGCGTGCAGATTTCCGCCGGCCGGGCGCTGGCCATCGTCGGCGAAGCCGGTGTCGCACTCGGCTGGGCCGAGCGGCTGGCGGCGAGCTTCGAAGTCGCCGTGCTTATCACCGACCGCGCCGGCGACGCCGAACTCCCGGCCGGGAACGCCTATCCGGTATGGAGCGGGCAGCCGCAGTCGCTTACCGGCCACCTCGGCGCCTTCGATCTCGCCTGGACGCAGGAAAACCCGATCGACCTCGACCTGTGCGTGCGCTGCCATGCCTGCGTCAAGGCCTGTCCGGAAGGCGCCATCGGTTACGACCTGCAGGTCGACCTTGGCCGTTGTGCCGGCCATCGCGCCTGTGTCAGCGCCTGCGGCGAGATCGCCGCCATCGATTTCGCCCGTCGCGACACCGCGCGCAACGAACGCTTCGACCTGGTGCTGGATCTTTCCGCCGCCCCCTTGTTGAAGCGTGTCGAATACCCGGACGGCTACGCCGCTCCCGGTCGTGACCCCTTCGATCAGGCACTGGCGGTGCAGGCGCTGGGCGAATTCGTCGGCGAGTTCGAAAAGCCGCGCTATGTCGCCTTCGAAGCCGGTCTCTGCGCCCATAGCCGGGCGAAAAAGCCGGGCTGCAACAACTGCATCGAGGTCTGTTCCACCGAGGCGATCCGCTCCGCCGGCAACGTGATCGCGGTCGATCCCTATCTCTGCAAGGGCTGCGGCACCTGCAGCACGGTGTGCCCGTCGGGCGCGCTCGCATTCCAGTATCCGCGCGTCACCGATGTCGGCCTGCAGGTCAAGACCCTGCTTGCGGAATACACCGCGGCCGGCGGGCGCGATGCCTGTCTGCTGTTCCACGCCGGGGAGGCCGGCGGCAAGCTGATCGAGCGACTCGCCCGCCGCGGCCGCGGTCTGCCGGCGCGGGTGATTCCGGTCGAGGTCTGGAGTGCGGATGCGGTCGGGCTGGACCTGCTGCTCGGCAGCATCGCGCTTGGCGCCTGTCAGGCGGCGGTGCTCGCCGCCGGCAGCCACGACGCCGCGCCGCTGAAGGCGCAGGCCGGCCACGGCGCGGCCATCCTCGCCGGCCTCGGCTACGCCGGCGAACACCTGCGCGTCATCGACGCCATGGACACCGACGACTGGCGCCAGCTCGAAACCGCGCTGTGGGACTGGGCGCCGGCTGCCGGCGTGGCCCGCGCGGCGAGCTTCCGCCTGCTGCCGAAGAAGCGCGAAACCCTGGACCTGGCGCTGCGCCACCTGATCGCCGAGGCGCCCGCCGCACGCACCCTGAGCGGCCTGCCGGCGCAGATCGAACTCAAGGCCGGCGCACCCTTCGGCCAGGTGCTGGCCACCGAGGCCTGCACCTTGTGCATGGCCTGTACCGGGGCCTGTCCGGCCGGCGCGTTGCGCGCAGCCACCGACAGCTACCGCCTCGAGTTCGTCGAGAAGAACTGTCTGCAGTGCGGCCTGTGCGTGAGCTCCTGTCCGGAGTCCGCGCTCAGCCTCGAACCGCGGCTGCTGCTTGGCGACGAGCCGAAACGCGCCCGCGCGCTGCGCGAGGCCGATGTCTTCCACTGCACGAGTTGCGGCAAGCCGATGGGCGCCGCGCCCATCATCCAGGCGATGATCGCCCGCCTGTCCGGCCATTCCATGTTCGCCTCCGATGCCGAGCGTGCCCGCCTGTCCATGTGCGGCGACTGCCGGGTGATAGACATGATGAAGACCGAGAACAGCCTCAAGGCCTGGGACATGAAGGAATGA